GCGCGggcccgggcggcggcggcgacaTCCAGCCGctgcccgccccgcacgccgccGGCGGCCCGCACCCGAGCCTCCTGTTGCTGGACTACGACGGGTCGGTGCTGCCCTTCCTCGGGGGCCTGGGCGGCGGCTACCAGAAGACCCTTGTGCTGCTCACCTGGATCCCGGCGCTCTTCATCGGCTTCAGCCAGTTCTCGGACTCCTTCCTCTTGGACCAACCCAACTTCTGGTGCCGCGAGGACGGCAAGGGCGCCGAGCCGGCGGGGGTCACGGCCACGGCCCGGGGGGGCGGCGGCGACCTGGCCAACTGGACCAGCCCCCCGACCACCCCCTTCTCCACCGCCGCCTGGGGGACGGCGGGCCCCCTCGGCAACGGCAGCGGCGCGGAAGGGGGCGACGCGCCGCCCCTGCCGTCCCCTCCGGACAAGGGGGACAACGCCTCCAACTGCGACTGCCACGCGTGGGACTACGGCCTCCGCACAGGCCTGGTACAAAACGTGGTCAGC
This genomic interval from Lagenorhynchus albirostris chromosome 10, mLagAlb1.1, whole genome shotgun sequence contains the following:
- the SLC22A23 gene encoding solute carrier family 22 member 23 isoform X10; the protein is MAIDRRREAAGGVPGRLPPAAEENGALPPGDAAASAPLGGRAGPGGGGDIQPLPAPHAAGGPHPSLLLLDYDGSVLPFLGGLGGGYQKTLVLLTWIPALFIGFSQFSDSFLLDQPNFWCREDGKGAEPAGVTATARGGGGDLANWTSPPTTPFSTAAWGTAGPLGNGSGAEGGDAPPLPSPPDKGDNASNCDCHAWDYGLRTGLVQNVVSKA
- the SLC22A23 gene encoding solute carrier family 22 member 23 isoform X8, whose product is MAIDRRREAAGGVPGRLPPAAEENGALPPGDAAASAPLGGRAGPGGGGDIQPLPAPHAAGGPHPSLLLLDYDGSVLPFLGGLGGGYQKTLVLLTWIPALFIGFSQFSDSFLLDQPNFWCREDGKGAEPAGVTATARGGGGDLANWTSPPTTPFSTAAWGTAGPLGNGSGAEGGDAPPLPSPPDKGDNASNCDCHAWDYGLRTGLVQNVVSKVRPAARAALLRHLHPRLWTDRGAVCERDHVQHAQVL
- the SLC22A23 gene encoding solute carrier family 22 member 23 isoform X9, whose translation is MAIDRRREAAGGVPGRLPPAAEENGALPPGDAAASAPLGGRAGPGGGGDIQPLPAPHAAGGPHPSLLLLDYDGSVLPFLGGLGGGYQKTLVLLTWIPALFIGFSQFSDSFLLDQPNFWCREDGKGAEPAGVTATARGGGGDLANWTSPPTTPFSTAAWGTAGPLGNGSGAEGGDAPPLPSPPDKGDNASNCDCHAWDYGLRTGLVQNVVSKGFGPE